A single window of Ictalurus punctatus breed USDA103 chromosome 27, Coco_2.0, whole genome shotgun sequence DNA harbors:
- the LOC128629264 gene encoding sialoadhesin, producing MDVGSRKLLLLILLLNITVSVSGIKDVKVSCHPEKICALRESSVTLTCSYSNITIITGFWFSLKDKAKWRKEEHPEDLALDSDYAGRVSYTEMTNFRSTLTITDLRERDSGEYRLVFITDKGEKYLSSAGVTLTVTDLQVTHDSTQQTLTCRTSCPLTSSVQYNWHENGKISEIYKDNMETFPLSKAEEGSYSCSVEGYGTILSLPVCVGRSCYSVTYRDKRVCALEGSSVEFAGNYSHPSDLSVREVFWHYIQSGKDSKNLKQETQFTNRVEYVKQDKSSTLKMKNLSKKDSGEYQLRFLNNDGEGFIGKPGVILSVTDLQVRASRSAVTSEGQTTVTLSCITSCTLSNNPTYIWYKNGQPVTDKLTKHIKLYLNSSEDAGNYSCAVRGRGDLRSPELTVTCEPQNSENSTVLKVIMVGLAVFLAVTLLSGALWMWKRKSSSANGHSSTGESGKSVPKPGDDTYTALNPMNTSPDYDTLQNVHDSASDTYTTLNPATMSSDYDTLRGVAPRLSEEKYSRTAE from the exons TTTCAGTATCAGGTATCAAGGACGTGAAGGTGTCATGCCATCCTGAGAAGATCTGTGCTCTGAGGGAGTCATCTGTGACCCTGACGTGCTCTTACTCAaatatcaccatcatcactggCTTCTGGTTCAGCCTAAAGGACAAAGCTAAATGGAGGAAGGAGGAACATCCAGAGGATTTAGCTTTAGACTCAGACTACGCAGGACGTGTGAGCTACACAGAGATGACAAACTTCCGCTCGACTCTTACAATAAcagacctgagagagagagactcagggGAATATCGCCTCGTGTTCATTACGGATAAAGGAGAGAAATATCTGAGCTCAGCTGGAGTTACTCTAACAGTTACAG ACCTGCAGGTGACCCACGACTCCACACAACAAACTCTCACCTGCCGCACTTCCTGTCCTCTGACCTCTTCTGTTCAGTATAACTGGCACGAAAATGGAAAAATCTCTGAGATATACAAAGACAACATGGAAACATTCCCTTTAAGTAAAGCTGAAGAAGGCAGTTACTCCTGCTCTGTTGAAGGCTATGgtactattctctctcttccagTGT GTGTTGGCAGGAGCTGTTATAGTGTGACCTACAGAGACAAAAGAGTCTGTGCTCTGGAAGGGTCTTCAGTGGAGTTTGCTGGAAATTACTCACATCCCAGTGATCTGAGTGTTAGAGAAGTATTCTGGCATTATATTCAGAGTGGTAAAGACTCCAAGAACCTGAAGCAGGAAACACAGTTTACTAATCGAGTTGAATATGTGAAACAAGACAAAAGCAgcactttgaaaatgaaaaacctgTCAAAGAAAGACTCTGGAGAATATCAACTTAGATTCCTTAATAATGATGGTGAAGGATTCATTGGTAAACCTGGAGTGATTCTGAGTGTTACAG ATCTGCAGGTAAGAGCGAGTCGCTCTGCAGTGACATCAGAAGGACAGACTACAGTAACGCTGAGCTGCATCACCTCCTGCACTCTGTCTAACAACCCCACTTACATATGGTACAAGAACGGACAGCCTGTTACTGACAAACTCACCAAACACATCAAGCTCTACCTGAACTCCAGTGAAGATGCAGGAAACTACTCCTGTGCCGTGAGAGGACGTGGGGATCTCCGCTCTCCTGAACTAACTGTGACATGTGAGCCACAAAACTCAG AGAATTCCACAGTGTTAAAGGTCATCATGGTGGGCCTGGCTGTCTTCCTGGCAGTAACACTCCTCTCAGGAGCTCTGTGGATGTG GAAGAGGAAGTCGAGCTCAGCTAATGGCCACAGCAGCACTGGCGAGAGTGGAAAG AGTGTTCCAAAGCCTGGAGATGACACATACACAGCACTGAACCCCATGAATACGTCCCCAGACTATGACACTCTGCAA AATGTTCATGACTCTGCCAGTGACACTTACACCACTCTGAACCCTGCAACCATGTCCTCTGATTATGATACGCTGAGG GGTGTGGCTCCTCGACTCAGTGAGGAGAAGTACTCCAGAACTGCAGAATGA